The Amycolatopsis nigrescens CSC17Ta-90 genomic interval CTCGACGTTGCCGCGCACGGTCTTCTCTTCGTTCAGTGGCGGCTCCTGGAGCAGGATGCCGACGGTCGCGCCGGGCTGCAGGAACGCTTCCCCGTTGCTGGCCTGCTCCAGTCCCGCCATGATCTTCAGAACGGTGGACTTACCAGCCCCGTTCGGCCCGACCACGCCGATCTTGGCGCCGGGGTAGAAGGCGGTGCTGACATCGTCCAGGATGACCTTATCCCCGACGGTCTTGCGCACCTTTTTCATGGTGTAGATGAACTCGGCCATACCCGCGATCGTAGAGCGGTGTCCCGCGCGACCGAACGGCGGTCACCGTCCGGACACCGTCGGTCGCGGCCTCTTACCAGGTGGTAATCGCCTGCCGCGCACCGACACGCCGACGCGACCTGCGCCCGGCGGCCTCTCCCTCAAGGGGCCCGGTCAGTCCGCCGGCACCGTACCGGCGTTGCCGACGAGCACTTTCCCGGTGTCCGCCGGATCCGTCGCAGCACCGTCCGGCCCGCCCCACTGCGCCGCTCCCGCCGCGGGCTCGGCCTTCCTGGACCGCCGCACGGTCGCGGTGCAGCGACCCAGGTTCGGCCCGAGGGCGAAGGCCTCAAGCTCAGGTATAGACCGAAGCTGCCCGCCCGTTTCGTAGTCGCTGCTGGACAGCCGCCCCAGCACGACCACAGGGTCGCCCTTGGCCAGCGACTGCCGCACGCTGAGGGCGAGCTCGCGCCAGCAGGTCACCCGCACCGAAA includes:
- a CDS encoding single-stranded DNA-binding protein, translating into MAVWETTLTLVGNVVSDLTGKTLNDGAELTTFWMRSNERKRDRATGEWVDGRRFSVRVTCWRELALSVRQSLAKGDPVVVLGRLSSSDYETGGQLRSIPELEAFALGPNLGRCTATVRRSRKAEPAAGAAQWGGPDGAATDPADTGKVLVGNAGTVPAD